A stretch of the Candidatus Hydrogenedentota bacterium genome encodes the following:
- a CDS encoding class I SAM-dependent methyltransferase — MMTAFQLAELYEVLGNRSGRLEREGPLLLEALAAAPNRRLADLACGLGLHAAFFAEHGAQVYASDLSAEMVAHAQKHRSAPTIQYRVGDMCFPSDGPFGLMVCLGNSLCLLANKEKLATFFRNSFEVLSPGGILITQTLNYEKKALQQPRIRTEEAKLPQGKLVAVKRFVPEATQTQLTIDYLSASSTGMRETRESFVLQHWIASFLQSIGEKAGFSLRGRYGGYDKSPLSPDSTDIILSFEKPSSKQ; from the coding sequence ATGATGACAGCTTTCCAATTAGCTGAACTTTATGAAGTGCTTGGCAATCGCAGCGGGCGACTTGAGAGAGAAGGACCTCTTCTTCTTGAGGCGCTCGCTGCAGCGCCCAACCGACGCCTTGCAGATCTCGCCTGCGGTTTGGGCTTGCATGCCGCTTTTTTTGCGGAACATGGGGCACAAGTGTATGCTTCTGATTTGAGCGCAGAAATGGTTGCCCATGCACAGAAGCATCGCAGCGCGCCGACGATTCAGTACCGTGTAGGCGATATGTGTTTTCCAAGCGATGGCCCTTTTGGGCTTATGGTGTGCTTAGGCAATTCACTGTGTCTACTGGCCAATAAAGAAAAACTGGCAACTTTTTTCCGGAACAGTTTTGAGGTCTTAAGTCCCGGCGGTATATTGATTACCCAGACTCTCAACTATGAAAAAAAAGCGTTGCAACAGCCCAGAATACGCACGGAGGAAGCGAAGTTGCCACAGGGTAAACTTGTTGCTGTAAAGCGCTTTGTCCCTGAAGCAACACAGACACAATTGACCATTGACTATCTTTCCGCTTCAAGTACCGGAATGCGTGAAACCAGAGAATCCTTTGTTTTACAACATTGGATCGCCTCTTTTCTTCAGAGTATTGGTGAAAAAGCCGGTTTCTCCCTAAGAGGCCGCTATGGCGGTTATGACAAAAGTCCCCTCTCCCCCGATTCAACCGATATTATTCTTTCTTTTGAGAAGCCGAGCAGCAAGCAATAA
- the gpmA gene encoding 2,3-diphosphoglycerate-dependent phosphoglycerate mutase, with product MHKLVLIRHGQSTWNLDNRFTGWTDVDLSDHGRIEAQSAGKILREEGYEFDVVYTSVLKRAIRTMWHVMDELDQMWLPVTRDWRLNERHYGALQGLNKSETAAKHGEEQVKIWRRSYSITPPPLEEDDPRNASKDRRYSHLSKAEIPATESLKETVARVIPYWKESIAPQVTAGKRVLIVAHGNSLRALVKYLDNISEEDIIGLNIPTGVPLVYELDEALKPLGHRYLGDPEAIRKAMDAVASQGKAR from the coding sequence ATGCATAAGCTGGTGTTGATACGACACGGACAGAGTACTTGGAATCTTGACAACCGCTTTACCGGTTGGACAGATGTAGACTTGAGCGATCATGGGCGCATTGAAGCGCAATCGGCCGGAAAAATCCTACGGGAAGAAGGCTACGAATTCGATGTCGTTTATACTTCCGTCTTGAAACGTGCCATCCGTACCATGTGGCATGTTATGGATGAATTGGATCAGATGTGGCTGCCTGTTACGCGCGACTGGCGTTTGAATGAGCGGCATTACGGCGCGCTTCAAGGGTTAAATAAATCCGAAACGGCGGCGAAACATGGGGAAGAGCAAGTGAAAATTTGGCGGCGTTCCTATTCCATCACACCGCCGCCTCTGGAAGAAGACGACCCGCGCAACGCGTCAAAAGATCGGCGTTATAGCCATCTCTCCAAAGCAGAAATTCCCGCCACAGAGAGCCTCAAAGAGACCGTCGCCCGCGTGATCCCTTATTGGAAAGAAAGCATTGCGCCCCAAGTGACCGCGGGGAAACGAGTTCTCATTGTAGCGCATGGCAACAGTCTTCGTGCCTTGGTTAAGTATCTGGACAACATTTCGGAAGAGGATATTATCGGTCTCAACATCCCGACCGGTGTGCCTTTAGTCTATGAATTAGATGAAGCACTCAAGCCCCTCGGGCATCGGTATCTTGGCGACCCTGAAGCCATTCGCAAAGCCATGGACGCTGTTGCCAGTCAGGGCAAAGCACGCTAA
- the hcp gene encoding hydroxylamine reductase, which produces MFCYQCEQTAQSTGCTAHGVCGKDPETAALQDLLIHVAKGVSQNAHCARQQGIKDAEVDRFVMEALFTTVTNVNFDADTLVTMVQKGVELRDRMRKACVDACDGTAKPAQGPASLEIASTREEMVRQGVSISLENRLEHFGQDIAGLQELILYGLKGMAAYADHACILGVEDDEVYAFTHDTLDFLARSVDDVDALVARALKVGEVNLRTMEILDQANTGTYGHPEPTQVRVTPIKGKCILVSGHDLKDLEALLIQTEGKGINVYTHGEMLPCLAYPGLKKYKHLVGNYGSAWQNQAKEFDAFPGSILMTTNCIQRPRQSYQSRIYTCGLVQWPGVMHISDRNFAPVIEAALAAPGFTEDGEEQFITIGFGHNAVMNVAGAVIDAVKAGKIRRFFLIGGCDGAKVGRNYYTDLASSVPDDCVIMTLACGKYRFNKQEFGDIGGIPRLLDIGQCNDAYSAIQIAAALANAFECGLNDLPLSIVLSWYEQKAVAILLTLLHLGLQGMRIGPSLPAFVGPNVLKVLVDTFGLTPINEVEADLAAMLG; this is translated from the coding sequence ATGTTCTGTTATCAATGCGAACAAACCGCCCAGTCCACGGGATGTACCGCCCATGGTGTCTGCGGCAAAGATCCGGAAACCGCTGCTCTGCAAGATTTGCTGATCCACGTAGCCAAAGGTGTATCCCAAAACGCTCATTGCGCCAGGCAGCAGGGAATCAAAGACGCGGAAGTAGACCGCTTTGTAATGGAAGCGTTGTTTACAACCGTGACCAATGTGAACTTTGATGCCGATACGCTCGTAACGATGGTTCAAAAAGGCGTTGAACTGCGCGACCGTATGCGCAAAGCCTGTGTAGACGCCTGCGACGGCACTGCGAAACCGGCGCAAGGACCTGCGTCCTTGGAAATCGCGTCGACCCGTGAAGAAATGGTTCGCCAAGGTGTTTCCATCAGTCTTGAAAACCGACTTGAACATTTTGGTCAGGATATTGCCGGCCTTCAAGAATTGATCCTCTACGGATTAAAGGGCATGGCTGCTTATGCTGATCATGCTTGTATCTTGGGCGTGGAAGATGATGAAGTTTATGCCTTCACCCATGACACACTCGATTTTCTCGCACGCAGCGTTGATGATGTCGATGCACTCGTAGCCCGTGCGCTGAAGGTAGGGGAAGTCAATCTGCGTACCATGGAAATCTTGGATCAAGCCAATACGGGAACCTATGGTCATCCCGAACCGACCCAAGTGCGCGTGACACCGATCAAAGGGAAATGCATCCTTGTTTCCGGCCATGATCTGAAAGACCTGGAAGCCTTGCTCATTCAAACAGAAGGCAAAGGCATCAATGTGTATACCCATGGTGAAATGCTGCCTTGTCTTGCCTATCCCGGACTCAAAAAATATAAGCACTTGGTGGGCAACTATGGAAGCGCTTGGCAGAATCAAGCCAAAGAGTTTGATGCTTTCCCCGGATCTATCTTAATGACGACCAATTGCATTCAACGGCCGCGTCAAAGCTATCAATCCCGTATTTACACCTGTGGTCTCGTGCAGTGGCCGGGCGTCATGCACATCAGCGACCGCAATTTTGCCCCTGTCATTGAAGCTGCTCTCGCTGCCCCGGGATTTACAGAGGATGGCGAAGAACAATTTATCACCATCGGCTTTGGACACAATGCGGTCATGAATGTGGCGGGCGCGGTTATTGATGCTGTAAAGGCCGGAAAGATTCGCCGCTTCTTCCTTATTGGCGGTTGCGACGGCGCAAAAGTAGGGCGCAATTACTATACGGATCTTGCCTCCAGTGTCCCGGATGACTGTGTGATCATGACCCTTGCTTGCGGTAAGTATCGCTTCAACAAACAAGAGTTCGGTGATATTGGCGGTATCCCCCGTCTGCTTGATATCGGACAATGCAACGACGCTTATAGCGCCATTCAAATCGCTGCTGCGCTGGCAAACGCCTTCGAATGCGGTCTCAATGACCTGCCCCTTTCCATTGTATTGAGCTGGTACGAACAAAAAGCAGTCGCCATTTTGTTGACCTTGCTGCACCTTGGCCTTCAAGGCATGCGTATTGGACCCTCCCTCCCCGCTTTCGTAGGTCCTAACGTGCTTAAGGTTCTAGTTGATACCTTCGGTTTGACACCCATCAACGAAGTTGAAGCTGATTTGGCCGCCATGCTCGGCTAA
- a CDS encoding sugar phosphate isomerase/epimerase, producing the protein MNIGILTTPLSNYSLEDILDMIEDSFIDSLEIPAHPGSPHIDALQLDKKRIKEIRTKCEESMVRISALGYYTCDISHPEKMAETQAIAKKVINAAAALEVPVVSMLTGFPVPGMSNIETIETVLPKAFKPILAHASKKGVKIAVENWFQTCLQGLDSFEVLFDAIPDEHFGLNYDPSHLVHQGCDYLEPISLFKERLFHTHAKDTYINHAARAWQGIYSEGWWRYVIPGYGSIHWGEYIGELLHNGYDDVLSIEHEDTAFTDWQGFFQGASFLSQFC; encoded by the coding sequence ATGAATATTGGAATACTTACAACACCATTATCCAATTATAGTCTGGAAGATATTCTGGATATGATTGAAGATAGCTTTATTGATTCTCTGGAAATACCTGCCCATCCCGGAAGCCCGCACATTGACGCCCTTCAATTGGACAAGAAACGTATCAAAGAGATACGCACAAAATGTGAAGAATCCATGGTTCGTATCAGCGCCTTGGGATACTACACTTGCGACATTAGCCATCCCGAAAAAATGGCAGAGACCCAGGCAATCGCTAAAAAAGTGATCAATGCCGCCGCCGCCTTGGAAGTCCCTGTAGTTTCGATGCTCACCGGATTTCCCGTGCCCGGTATGTCCAATATAGAAACCATCGAAACGGTGTTGCCGAAAGCATTTAAGCCCATCCTTGCACATGCTTCAAAAAAAGGCGTAAAAATTGCTGTGGAAAACTGGTTCCAAACCTGTCTGCAAGGATTAGACAGCTTTGAGGTCTTGTTTGACGCAATTCCTGATGAACATTTTGGACTAAATTATGATCCTTCCCACTTAGTGCACCAAGGTTGTGATTACTTGGAACCGATTTCACTATTTAAAGAACGCCTCTTTCATACCCATGCCAAAGACACGTACATTAATCACGCGGCCCGTGCATGGCAGGGAATTTATTCGGAGGGGTGGTGGCGTTATGTTATCCCCGGGTATGGCAGCATCCATTGGGGTGAATATATCGGTGAATTATTGCATAATGGTTATGATGATGTCTTGAGCATTGAACATGAAGACACCGCATTCACTGATTGGCAAGGTTTCTTTCAGGGCGCCAGTTTTCTTTCACAGTTTTGTTAA